One Candidatus Methylomirabilota bacterium genomic region harbors:
- a CDS encoding M48 family metalloprotease, translating to MITREWTRREWAGGGVAALAMLAAGCATISPGEERKLGGEQADEIEKSVGLVREPRLVGYVRQVGGRLAQAAQRPDIAWQFNIADEDDTNAFALPGGWVYVTRGLLALLNGEDELAGVIGHEMAHVLERHAAQRVGAATPFAVLFGVPAAILGTVSPTLGGIVGGTGRLASGVALASYSREQEREADDRGVELAARAGWNPGGLGRVLRTLEAEEVLAGADPNRSRFFSDHPSSHERVERLQAAARLPVTSAAPIALHRGAFLGRLEGLVVGENPDDGVFLGSLFVHPGLDAAIEMPAQWKTVNTPEVAGAVATPDGDAVVLLSLVADGDDPVAGARTDGLKEAQLKQLQRTQIAGLPAAQLRADTRDGNRVLLTWIAHRKHVMRVTGLTAVRRWERYEPAIERTTRSFRPLRPADRERIVESRLRVREARAGETIEQVLARGGSTWNAARIAMANGTTVNARLDPGWPVKVPVAQRYVRAAGP from the coding sequence TTGATCACGCGCGAGTGGACGCGACGGGAGTGGGCCGGCGGTGGTGTCGCCGCGCTGGCGATGCTGGCCGCCGGCTGCGCGACGATCTCCCCCGGCGAAGAGCGCAAGCTGGGGGGCGAGCAGGCCGACGAGATCGAGAAGAGCGTGGGGCTCGTGCGCGAGCCTCGACTCGTGGGCTACGTCCGTCAGGTCGGCGGTCGGCTGGCCCAGGCCGCGCAGCGACCCGACATCGCCTGGCAGTTCAACATCGCCGACGAGGACGATACGAACGCCTTCGCGCTCCCGGGCGGCTGGGTGTACGTGACGCGGGGCCTGCTGGCCCTGCTCAACGGCGAGGACGAGCTGGCCGGGGTCATCGGCCACGAGATGGCACACGTGCTGGAGCGCCACGCCGCGCAACGGGTCGGTGCCGCCACACCCTTCGCCGTGCTCTTCGGCGTGCCGGCGGCGATCCTCGGCACGGTGAGCCCGACTCTCGGCGGCATCGTCGGCGGCACCGGCCGGCTCGCATCCGGCGTGGCCCTGGCGTCGTACAGCCGCGAGCAGGAGCGCGAGGCCGACGACCGCGGCGTCGAGCTGGCCGCGCGCGCCGGCTGGAACCCGGGCGGGCTCGGCCGCGTGCTCCGGACGCTCGAGGCCGAAGAGGTGCTGGCCGGCGCCGATCCGAACCGGTCGCGCTTCTTCTCCGACCATCCGTCGAGCCATGAGCGGGTCGAGCGCCTCCAGGCGGCCGCGCGGCTTCCGGTGACGTCGGCCGCGCCCATCGCCCTCCATCGCGGCGCGTTCCTCGGTCGGCTCGAGGGACTGGTGGTCGGTGAGAATCCCGATGACGGCGTCTTCCTGGGGTCGCTCTTCGTGCATCCGGGCCTGGACGCCGCGATCGAGATGCCCGCGCAGTGGAAGACCGTGAACACGCCCGAAGTCGCCGGCGCGGTCGCGACGCCGGACGGAGACGCCGTGGTGCTGCTGAGCCTGGTCGCCGACGGCGACGATCCGGTGGCGGGAGCGCGGACCGACGGCCTCAAGGAGGCGCAGCTCAAGCAGCTCCAGCGCACGCAGATCGCCGGGCTCCCCGCCGCGCAGCTCCGCGCAGACACGCGCGACGGCAACCGCGTGCTGCTCACCTGGATCGCCCACCGAAAGCACGTGATGCGGGTGACGGGTCTCACTGCAGTCCGTCGGTGGGAGCGCTACGAACCCGCGATCGAACGGACGACGCGGAGCTTCCGCCCGCTCCGCCCCGCGGATCGCGAGCGCATCGTCGAGAGCCGTCTGCGGGTCCGCGAGGCGCGGGCGGGCGAGACCATCGAGCAGGTGCTCGCTCGTGGCGGAAGCACCTGGAACGCGGCCCGGATCGCGATGGCCAACGGCACCACGGTGAATGCGCGGCTCGACCCCGGCTGGCCGGTGAAGGTGCCGGTCGCCCAGCGCTACGTCCGTGCCGCGGGCCCCTGA
- a CDS encoding polymer-forming cytoskeletal protein: protein MLKFGQARKDEPSAKAEPALDPPVSRPPLLVPDPRPEEGPQMPNSNVNNGESILAAGLTIEGKIEGTGNFRVVGRFKGAVKVNGELTIEPGAFVEGEITADSVLVAGDVRGQIVAASRVEFKDSGTLIGDVKASSVVVSAGSKMRGKMEFGWKEGEGEAGPLENGSQLSSR, encoded by the coding sequence ATGCTCAAGTTCGGTCAAGCCCGGAAGGATGAACCTTCAGCGAAGGCCGAGCCGGCGCTCGATCCGCCCGTCTCACGCCCGCCGCTGCTGGTTCCCGATCCCCGGCCAGAGGAGGGCCCTCAGATGCCCAACAGCAACGTGAACAATGGCGAATCCATTCTGGCCGCCGGCCTCACGATCGAAGGAAAGATCGAGGGCACCGGCAACTTCCGTGTGGTCGGTCGGTTCAAGGGCGCGGTCAAGGTGAATGGCGAGTTGACCATCGAGCCCGGCGCCTTTGTCGAGGGCGAGATCACGGCCGATTCGGTCCTGGTCGCCGGGGATGTCCGCGGCCAGATTGTCGCGGCGTCTCGGGTGGAGTTCAAGGACTCCGGCACGCTGATCGGAGACGTGAAGGCGAGCAGCGTGGTGGTCTCCGCCGGATCCAAGATGCGGGGCAAGATGGAGTTCGGGTGGAAGGAGGGTGAAGGCGAGGCCGGGCCACTGGAGAACGGCTCTCAACTCTCGTCCCGCTGA